From bacterium:
CAGGCCCAAGTCAAGCTGCAAGTGCCCGCGGGACAAGCCAATCCGGCCCCTCCCATCGGTCCCGCCTTGGGTCAGCACGGCGTGAATATCATGGAGTTTTGCAAGCAATTCAACGCCAAGACCCAGAAGACGGAGCAGGGCCTGATCATACCCGTCATTCTCACCGTCTATCAGGATCGTTCCTTCACCTTCATCATGAAGACCCCGCCGGTCTCGATTTTGATCAAGAAGGCGATCGGACTGGCCAAAGGGTCCTCCAACCCGAACCGGGAAAAGGTGGGGGCCTTGAGCAAGGCGCAGGTGACGGAGATCGCAAAGCAGAAAATGACGGATTTGAACGTCAACTCCCTGGAAGCCGCCATGCGGACGGTCGAGGGCACGGCGCGCAGCATGGGGGTCGATATAAAGGGGTAGGGGCGAACCCCGTGTTCGCCCTTCTTATAAGGTATGCCTGGAAAAAAATATAAAACGGCGTTGGCCAAGGTGGATCGGACGAAGCGTTACCGTTTGGACGACGCCTTGGGTTTGTTGGGTGAAACCAAGTGCGCCAAGTGGGACGAGACGGTCGATGTGGCCGTGCGTTTGGGAGTCGATCCGAAGCAAGGCGATCAGATGGTGCGCGGCATCGCGGCCCTGCCGCACGGTTTGGGCAAGAAGATCCGCGTCGTCGTGTTCGCCAAGGGCGACAAGCAGAAGGAAGCCAGGGAGGCCGGAGCGGACGAGGTCGGGGCCGAGGATTTGATCGAGAAGATCGACAAGGGGTGGCTCGAGTTCGACAAGGCGATCGCGACCCCCGACATGATGGGCGTGGTGAGCCGTCTCGGCAAGGTCCTGGGGCCCCGGGGATTGATGCCGAATCCCAAGCTGGGAACGGTCACCTTCGATTTGGCCAAGGCGGTCAAGGACGTCAAGGCCGGCCAGGTGGAATATAAGGTGGACAAGGGCTCGAACGTTCACGTCCCCGTCGGCAAGGCTTCCTTCGGCAAGGACAAGCTCAAGGACAACATCGTGGCCCTCTTGGAGTCGATCCTGCGGGCCAAACCCTCGACCTCCAAGGGGACTTACCTGCGCAGCGTGACGGTCTCGACGACGATGGGGCCCGGGATCAAGCTCGATACGGGCGATCTGCAGACCATCGCCGAATAGAAGGGTGTTTTTATGAGAAAGAGCGAGAAGGCTGTCCTCATCGAAGGCCTTTCGGAAAAGTTGAAGGCCGCCAAGGCGATCATCATCGCGGAGTACCGGGGCCTCAAGGTTTCCGAGCTCACCGAGATCCGGCGTGAGCTCAAGAAGAACGCCGGGAGCTTCAAGGTCATCAAGAACCGGTTCGTCAAGCGGGCGATCGCGGGCACCGACTGGGCCGCTCTCGAAAGTCATTTGAAGGGGCCTATCGGCGTGGCCTCGAGCGATCAGGATCCCGTGATCCTCTCCAAGGTGGTGACCAAGTACGCGGAGACCTTCCCGGCCTTCAAGGTGAAGGCGGGCGTCATGGGCGGGAGGCTTCTGGACGTGAAGGGGATCGAGGCCCTTTCGAAGCTGCCGTCCAAAGAGGAATTGTACGCGAAGTTTTTGGGTACGTTGCAGGCCCCCGCCACGAATTTGGTGCGCGTGCTGCAGGCGGTCCCGCAGAAGTTGGCCCTGGCGCTCAAGGCCATCTCGGAAAAGAAACAATAATTGAATTTCTAAGGAGGCAGTTATGGCAACAGCAAGTCGTGCGGACATCGTGGAATCCCTCAAGGCGATGCCGCTTCTCGAAGTGGCCGAGCTCGTCAAGGAACTCGAGCAGGTCTTCGGCGTTTCGGCCGCGGCGCCCATGGTGGTCGCCGGAGCGGCCGGAGGAGCGGCCGGCGCGGCGGTTGAAGAGAAAACCGAGTTCACCGTCGTCCTCGCCGCCGCCGGAGACAACAAGATCAACGTCATCAAGGAAGTGCGCGCATTGACGGGTCTGGGTCTCAAGGAGGCGAAGGATCTGGTCGAAGCCGCCCCGAAGACCTTGAAGGAGGGCGTGTCGAAGGAAGACGCCCAGAAGTTCAAGGAGACTCTGGAAAAGGCGGGCGGCAAGGTCGAGATCAAGTAGGGGCGGGGTCCAGCAGGCAGCTGCTGGCTTCGCCGGGCTCGCCGGCTTGGCCGGCGAACGTCAGAACCAAGACCCGTTTTTGGGAACCGGGGAGGACTTGCGTCCTTTCCGGTCTTTCCCTTTTGATTGAGGAGGCCTCTTGTGACGATCACCATTCACGACAGGATTTCGCGCAAAAGCTACGCCAAGATCGATGAGATCATCCCCATACCGAATCTCATCGAGATGCAGAAAAAATCCTATCGTGACTTTCTCCAGTCCATCCAAGACCCGGAAAAGAAGGGCCTGGGCGGTCTGCAAAACGTCTTTAAGAGCGTTTTTCCGATCCGCGATTTCAACAACACGGCCTCACTCGAGTTCGTCAATTACCACCTCGACAAGCCCAAGTACGACGTTCCGGAATGCCGCCAGCGCGGCATGACCTACGCCGCGCCGATGCGCGTCGTCGTCCGCCTGGTCGTGTGGGACGTGGATGCCGAGACCGGCGCCCAATCCATCCGTGACGTGAAGGAGCAGGAGGTTTACTTCGGAGAAATCCCCCTGATGACGGAAACGGGGACGTTCATCATCAACGGGACCGAGCGCGTGGTCGTGGCCCAGCTGCACCGCTCCCCCGGCATCTTCTTCGAGCACGACAAAGGCAAGACGCACGCCTCGGGCAAACTCCTCTATTCGTCCCGCATCATCCCGTACCGCGGCTCCTGGCTGGATTTCGAGTTCGATCCCAAGGACATCCTCTATGTCCGCATCGACCGGCGTCGGAAGATCCCCGCGACCGTCCTGCTGAAGGCCCTGGGCTATTCGGTCGAAGACCTGCTCAACTATTTTTATCAGAGCGAAAAGGTGACGTTCGAAGGCAACAAGATCCACAAGAACGTCGTGCCCGAGCTGCTGCGCTACCAGCGGGCGTTCAAGGACATTAAGAACCCCAAGACGGGCGACGTCCTCATCAAGGGCGGCAAGAAGTTCAACCGCGTGATCGTCGAGAAGCTCGTCGCCGCCAGGATCAAGGAGATCCCCATCGAGGATGAGGAGATCATCGGGAGGGTCTCGGCCCATGACGTCGTCGACAAGGGGACCGGAGAGGTCGTGCTGGCCTGCGGCGAGGCCTTGACCGAGGAAAAACTCGAAGAGATCCGCAAGCGCAAGGTCGACCACGTCAACCTCCTCTACATCGATCATCTCAACGTCGGGCCCTACATCCGCAACACGATCACGATCGACAAGATCGCCACGCAGGAAGAAGCCCTGATGGAGATCTACAAGCGCCTGCGCCCGGGCGATCCGCCGACGCCGGATTCGGCCCGCAAATTCTTCGACAACCTCTTCTTCAATCCCGAAAAGTACGACCTGTCGCGGGTCGGCCGGCTGAAGATCAACCACAAGTTCAATTTCGAGGTTCCCGTCGAGGTGACGACCCTGAGGAAGGAAGACATCCTGGAATGCGTGAAGTACCTCTGCAACCTCAAGGACGGAAAAGGCCAGATCGACGACATCGACCACCT
This genomic window contains:
- the rplK gene encoding 50S ribosomal protein L11 encodes the protein MAPPKKIQAQVKLQVPAGQANPAPPIGPALGQHGVNIMEFCKQFNAKTQKTEQGLIIPVILTVYQDRSFTFIMKTPPVSILIKKAIGLAKGSSNPNREKVGALSKAQVTEIAKQKMTDLNVNSLEAAMRTVEGTARSMGVDIKG
- the rplL gene encoding 50S ribosomal protein L7/L12; this encodes MATASRADIVESLKAMPLLEVAELVKELEQVFGVSAAAPMVVAGAAGGAAGAAVEEKTEFTVVLAAAGDNKINVIKEVRALTGLGLKEAKDLVEAAPKTLKEGVSKEDAQKFKETLEKAGGKVEIK
- the rplJ gene encoding 50S ribosomal protein L10; amino-acid sequence: MRKSEKAVLIEGLSEKLKAAKAIIIAEYRGLKVSELTEIRRELKKNAGSFKVIKNRFVKRAIAGTDWAALESHLKGPIGVASSDQDPVILSKVVTKYAETFPAFKVKAGVMGGRLLDVKGIEALSKLPSKEELYAKFLGTLQAPATNLVRVLQAVPQKLALALKAISEKKQ
- the rplA gene encoding 50S ribosomal protein L1, whose translation is MPGKKYKTALAKVDRTKRYRLDDALGLLGETKCAKWDETVDVAVRLGVDPKQGDQMVRGIAALPHGLGKKIRVVVFAKGDKQKEAREAGADEVGAEDLIEKIDKGWLEFDKAIATPDMMGVVSRLGKVLGPRGLMPNPKLGTVTFDLAKAVKDVKAGQVEYKVDKGSNVHVPVGKASFGKDKLKDNIVALLESILRAKPSTSKGTYLRSVTVSTTMGPGIKLDTGDLQTIAE